The Frondihabitans australicus genome includes a region encoding these proteins:
- a CDS encoding RNA polymerase sigma factor, whose protein sequence is MKRHDPPGERTRDGELVEMASHGGGRRARDAFRVLFDRHSSAVLRYAWGLAANRSDVDDLVQETFLVAWRRRSDIRVVAESALPWLLTTCRNASLNLNRARLRSEAHELVEEPHNGPASYRRRDHDEAQEQVKWVVAEIAALPDLDRRLCQLCLIEGRSYEEAAAFLDLTPASARKRIQRTRDRLRAARAADC, encoded by the coding sequence ATGAAGAGACACGATCCGCCAGGGGAGCGGACGAGAGACGGCGAGCTCGTCGAGATGGCGTCACACGGTGGCGGTCGGCGAGCGCGCGACGCGTTCCGGGTGCTGTTCGACCGGCACTCGTCGGCGGTGCTCCGCTATGCCTGGGGCCTCGCCGCGAACCGGAGTGACGTCGACGACCTCGTGCAGGAGACGTTCCTGGTGGCCTGGCGCCGACGGTCGGACATCCGCGTGGTCGCGGAATCGGCCCTCCCGTGGCTTCTCACGACGTGCCGCAACGCCTCGCTCAACCTGAACCGGGCACGGCTCCGCTCGGAGGCCCACGAGCTGGTCGAGGAACCGCACAACGGCCCGGCCTCGTACCGGCGGCGCGATCACGACGAGGCGCAGGAGCAGGTGAAGTGGGTCGTCGCCGAGATCGCGGCCCTGCCCGACCTCGATCGGCGACTGTGTCAGCTCTGCCTCATCGAGGGCCGCAGCTACGAGGAGGCCGCCGCTTTCCTCGACCTCACGCCGGCCTCGGCCCGCAAACGGATTCAACGAACCCGCGATCGGCTCCGCGCCGCTCGCGCCGCAGACTGCTAG
- a CDS encoding enoyl-CoA hydratase/isomerase family protein — protein MTDVTLTHPAEGVVLATLDRPERLNAITGHMFDDFEQLAHDLNRGADHVKGARVLILTGAGRGFCSGYDLDLAGDLTSLTATEMLNLQERAADALKAIHDIRIPVIAAVNGAAAGGGLSLALAADIRLASEHASFVASFSKIGLSAGDLGASWLLPRLVGPAHAADIALTGRTVRADEAARLRLVNRVVPADALIDEAIALAQAIARNSPAGVRLSKRALQANLEVPSYAAALELENRGQTLLTRTADMAEALAAFLEKRPATFTNE, from the coding sequence GTGACCGACGTCACCCTCACACACCCGGCCGAGGGCGTCGTCCTCGCCACGCTCGACCGCCCCGAGCGACTCAACGCCATCACGGGGCATATGTTCGACGACTTCGAGCAGCTGGCGCACGACCTCAACCGCGGCGCCGACCACGTGAAGGGCGCGCGCGTCCTCATCCTGACCGGGGCCGGTCGCGGCTTCTGCTCGGGCTACGACCTCGATCTCGCGGGCGACCTCACGAGCCTCACCGCCACCGAGATGCTGAACCTGCAGGAGCGCGCCGCCGATGCCCTCAAGGCGATCCACGACATCCGCATCCCGGTCATCGCCGCCGTGAACGGCGCCGCCGCGGGCGGAGGCCTCTCCCTCGCTCTGGCGGCCGACATCCGCCTGGCCTCGGAGCACGCCAGCTTCGTCGCGTCGTTCTCGAAGATCGGGCTGTCGGCGGGCGACCTCGGGGCGTCGTGGCTCCTGCCGCGGCTCGTCGGCCCGGCGCACGCCGCCGACATCGCCCTCACCGGCCGCACCGTCCGCGCCGACGAGGCCGCCCGGCTGCGCCTGGTCAACCGGGTCGTGCCTGCCGACGCGCTGATCGACGAGGCGATCGCGCTCGCCCAGGCGATCGCCCGGAACTCCCCCGCCGGCGTCCGCCTCTCGAAGCGCGCTCTCCAGGCGAACCTCGAGGTGCCCTCGTACGCCGCCGCCCTCGAGCTCGAGAACCGCGGCCAGACCCTCCTCACCCGCACCGCCGACATGGCCGAGGCTCTCGCCGCCTTCCTCGAGAAGCGCCCGGCGACCTTCACGAACGAATGA